The Malus domestica chromosome 13, GDT2T_hap1 genome includes a window with the following:
- the LOC139190894 gene encoding uncharacterized protein — protein sequence MSINENGRFPANTQANPKVVNLIDTKFEHAKSVITLRNGKIIDTTPLLEEVEKTKSNDKLDKLKEFENYKEYHVPIPFPKALQPLKKAIYNSDILELFKQVKINIPLLDAIKQVPAYAKFLKDLCAYKRKHNVKKTAFLAAHLADRSIKTPRGVIEDVLVQVDKFYYPIDFIVLDIAPVLDSKNHFPVILGRPFLATCDANISCRSLIMKLCFGNMTLEVNIFNVFRQSHGDDECEVVNFISTAMHGQFERSRIEDDLEIFLLNHDAQNDTKITEIVDVFDSCQVQEVNRWRPKFEELPLLSKVKPSSVEVPKL from the exons ATGTCGATTAATGAAAACGGAAGATTTCCTGCAAACACTCAAGCTAATCCTAAAGTGGTTAATTTAATTGATACTAAATTTGAGCATGCTAAGTCTGTAATTACTCTTAGGAACGGTAAAATAATTGATACGACACCTTTACTTGAGGAGGTTGAGAAAACTAAAAGTAATGATAAACTTGACAAGCTCaaagaatttgaaaattacAAGGAATATCATGTGCCTATACCTTTTCCGAAAGCTTTACAACCCTTAAAAAAAGCTATTTATAACTCTGATATTCTTGAGCTTTTTAAGCAAGTAAAGATAAATATTCCTTTGTTAGATGCTATTAAGCAGGTTCCTGCTTATGCTAAATTTTTGAAAGACTTGTGTGCTTATAAAAGAAAGCATAACGTGAAGAAAACTGCGTTTTTAGCTGCCCAT TTGGCTGATCGTTCTATTAAAACTCCGAGAGGGGTTATTGAGGATGTGTTAGTCCAAGTAGACAAGTTTTACTATCCTATTGATTTTATTGTTTTGGATATTGCACCTGTTCTGGACTCTAAAAATCACTTTCCTGTAATTTTAGGACGTCCCTTCTTAGCTACATGTGATGCTAACATAAGTTGCAGGAGTTTgataatgaaactttgtttTGGAAATATGACATTGGAGGTTAACATTTTTAATGTTTTCAGGCAATCACATGGAGATGATGAATGTGAGGTTGTAAATTTCATTTCGACTGCAATGCATGGACAGTTTGAGAGGAGTCGAATTGAGGATGATTTagaaatttttcttttgaatcatGATGCACAAAATGATACTAAAATAACTGAAATTGTTGATGTCTTTGATTCTTGTCAAGTACAAGAAGTGAATAGATGGAGACCTAAGTTTGAGGAGCTTCCACTGCTATCAAAAGTCAAACCATCTAGTGTGGAGGTGCCCAAATTATAG